A stretch of Paenibacillus mucilaginosus 3016 DNA encodes these proteins:
- a CDS encoding DUF2188 domain-containing protein — translation MQQNGEKVSHRRTKEAAEKRGREEARKDRTEHKIHNTDGKIAESNSYGRDPYPPKG, via the coding sequence ATCCAGCAGAACGGCGAGAAGGTAAGCCACCGCCGGACGAAGGAGGCGGCGGAGAAGCGGGGAAGGGAAGAAGCCAGGAAGGACAGGACGGAACACAAGATTCACAATACGGACGGGAAGATCGCCGAATCGAATTCTTACGGCAGGGATCCTTACCCGCCGAAGGGCTGA
- a CDS encoding Ku protein: protein MQTLWKGAVSFGLVNVPVKMYTATQENDIPMRMLHKEHKVPIHYSRTCPKCAEEVKWSDIVKGYEYEPGKYVTFEKEELEELASETSREIRILDFVDLEEIDPIYFQKTYYLAPEETGTHAYGLLVEALKSTEKIGIANIALRGKGSLAALRVIGDVLSLVTLYYEEEIREKEEIPNFPEPAKVDKRELEMAKSLIEQLSAPFDPGKYEDEYRERLLQAIEQKVEGREITTAPEEKEKKVVNLMEALQASLNEMKAAQSTDRGTQRAPASGQGKPKTRRAKPRSKRTGA from the coding sequence ATGCAGACACTGTGGAAAGGGGCCGTGAGCTTCGGACTCGTCAACGTGCCCGTCAAGATGTACACCGCCACCCAGGAGAACGACATCCCGATGCGGATGCTGCACAAGGAGCACAAGGTGCCGATCCACTATTCCCGCACCTGCCCCAAATGCGCGGAGGAGGTCAAGTGGAGCGACATCGTTAAGGGCTATGAATACGAGCCCGGCAAATACGTAACCTTCGAGAAGGAGGAGCTCGAGGAGCTCGCCTCCGAAACGTCGCGGGAGATCCGCATCCTCGATTTTGTGGATCTGGAGGAGATTGATCCGATCTATTTTCAGAAAACGTATTATCTCGCTCCCGAGGAGACGGGCACCCATGCCTACGGCCTGCTGGTGGAAGCGCTGAAGAGCACGGAGAAGATCGGCATTGCGAATATTGCGCTGCGCGGCAAGGGCAGCCTGGCGGCGCTCCGGGTCATCGGCGATGTGCTGTCGCTCGTCACGCTCTACTATGAGGAGGAGATCCGGGAGAAGGAGGAGATTCCGAACTTCCCGGAGCCCGCCAAGGTGGACAAGCGGGAGCTCGAGATGGCGAAGTCGCTGATCGAGCAGCTGTCCGCACCGTTCGATCCCGGCAAGTATGAGGATGAATACCGGGAGAGGCTCCTGCAGGCCATCGAGCAGAAGGTCGAGGGCCGGGAGATTACGACCGCACCGGAGGAAAAGGAGAAGAAAGTCGTCAACCTGATGGAAGCCCTCCAGGCGTCGCTGAACGAGATGAAGGCGGCCCAGTCGACGGACCGGGGGACGCAGCGCGCCCCGGCTTCCGGCCAGGGGAAGCCAAAGACCCGCCGGGCCAAGCCGCGCTCGAAGCGGACGGGAGCGTAA
- a CDS encoding aldo/keto reductase, giving the protein MKTTYLGKSGLKVSRLCLGTMNFGVDTDEKEAFRIMDAAVDAGVNFFDTANIYGWGENAGRTEEIIGRWFAQGGGRREKVVLATKFYGDMSDAADGPNGQGGLSAYKLRRHLEGSLRRLQTDHIELYQMHHVDRNVSWDELWEGFQVALYSGKIGYVGSSNFAGRDLVKAQYEAKSRGILGLVSEQHKYSLLCRLPELEVLPAAEEHGIGVIAWSPLDGGLLGGGALNPAPGSKRANNPERAEKHRAQLEAFAGLCRELGESEANTALAWTLAHPAMTAPIIGPRTLEQFEQSLRVVDIELGEEVLHRLDEIFPGPGGEAPKAYAW; this is encoded by the coding sequence ATGAAGACCACCTATCTGGGCAAATCCGGCCTGAAAGTCAGCCGCCTGTGCCTGGGCACGATGAATTTCGGCGTGGACACCGATGAGAAGGAAGCGTTCCGCATCATGGATGCGGCGGTGGATGCAGGAGTGAATTTCTTTGATACGGCCAACATTTATGGCTGGGGTGAAAATGCAGGACGGACCGAGGAAATCATCGGACGCTGGTTCGCCCAGGGCGGCGGCCGGCGGGAGAAGGTGGTGCTCGCCACCAAGTTCTACGGGGACATGAGCGATGCCGCCGACGGCCCGAACGGCCAGGGCGGCCTGTCGGCCTACAAGCTGCGCCGCCACCTCGAGGGCTCGCTGCGCCGCCTGCAGACCGACCACATCGAGCTGTACCAGATGCACCACGTCGACCGCAATGTCTCGTGGGACGAGCTGTGGGAAGGGTTCCAGGTGGCCCTGTACAGCGGCAAGATCGGCTACGTCGGCTCCAGCAACTTCGCTGGACGCGATCTCGTGAAGGCCCAGTACGAAGCGAAGTCGCGCGGCATCCTGGGCCTCGTGTCCGAGCAGCACAAGTACAGCCTGCTGTGCCGGCTGCCGGAGCTTGAGGTGCTCCCGGCGGCAGAGGAGCACGGCATCGGCGTCATCGCCTGGAGTCCGCTCGACGGCGGCCTGCTCGGCGGGGGCGCGCTGAACCCGGCGCCGGGCTCGAAGCGCGCGAACAACCCGGAGCGCGCGGAGAAGCACCGCGCGCAGCTCGAAGCGTTCGCGGGCCTGTGCCGCGAACTAGGGGAGAGCGAGGCGAACACCGCACTCGCATGGACGCTGGCCCATCCGGCGATGACGGCCCCGATTATCGGGCCGCGGACGCTGGAGCAATTCGAGCAGTCGCTGCGCGTGGTGGATATTGAGCTTGGCGAAGAAGTGCTGCACCGGCTCGACGAGATCTTCCCGGGCCCGGGCGGGGAAGCGCCGAAGGCGTACGCCTGGTAA
- a CDS encoding DCC1-like thiol-disulfide oxidoreductase family protein gives MRQKLNGWFEKQVSPLPLAWFRIAFSLVLFAEIGQMYAFRHLLFDPMPYVLESIIPSAPLLWVWLAATACLLIGYRTRTAAIVQYALAVIVLGFGAYTHGRDWQSDSLLLTASLLLVFMPAGRALSVDRLLERRARAALKQEDHGPAPVSYLYTVFLVLTVGLFYLDSAFFKLSSPMYLSGLGVWGPASLAINAFYDVSWLTERPLLVRTLSYTVTIFEALFIFLFWFRPLRLPLILAGIAFHLGVMVTLPIPAISLMTVSLYAGMIPARVGEKIAGSLRVRRPKLKVYYDRLCPLCRQTAAVLQALNPRQAAAWLPLQEHAAQEPKLAGLPEEELLHDIRAVDTAGRVYRGVDTYIAVFHTSGWLAPFGLLLSLWPVKPAARRIYDAVAGRRAREGGCRDGVCSLRRPAPADRQPDDLEEGLSRTGRRWAAGFLAVWLISFGMIFLSSPVLRVYVLGDTPLVRGLKAASQEYKQLVYPWTGWTSHNVFMDEHFEGYAFQTMLVYEKNGVREVLPMNRQEGAAAYTGGYALGRLWEIWTFETVKPGLPLEQTERNLLRFAAYWVHRQGKDMNGARIAVLQRRQEVSLTEWHPHRLQANVTAAWIEAGSIEGAPGAMKLTLRKPADRWSYMGG, from the coding sequence GTGAGACAAAAGCTGAACGGATGGTTTGAAAAGCAGGTGAGCCCGCTGCCGCTGGCTTGGTTCCGCATCGCCTTTTCGCTGGTTCTCTTCGCGGAGATCGGGCAAATGTATGCATTCCGGCACCTTCTGTTCGACCCGATGCCTTATGTGCTCGAGAGCATCATCCCTTCAGCGCCGCTGCTGTGGGTATGGCTGGCCGCCACAGCCTGCCTGCTGATCGGGTATCGCACCCGTACGGCGGCCATCGTCCAGTACGCGCTGGCCGTCATCGTGCTGGGCTTCGGCGCCTATACGCACGGGCGGGATTGGCAGAGCGATTCGCTGCTGCTGACTGCCTCGCTTCTGCTTGTCTTCATGCCGGCCGGGCGTGCGCTGTCCGTGGACAGGCTTCTTGAACGCCGTGCCCGGGCAGCCTTGAAGCAGGAAGACCACGGTCCGGCTCCCGTGTCCTATCTCTACACCGTCTTCCTGGTGCTGACCGTGGGCTTGTTCTACCTTGATTCGGCTTTTTTCAAGCTGTCTTCGCCGATGTATCTGAGCGGCCTCGGCGTGTGGGGGCCGGCTTCGCTTGCCATCAATGCCTTCTACGACGTGTCCTGGCTGACGGAGCGCCCCCTGCTCGTCCGGACCTTGAGCTACACGGTGACGATCTTTGAGGCGCTGTTCATCTTCCTCTTCTGGTTCCGGCCCTTGCGGCTGCCGCTGATCCTCGCGGGAATCGCTTTTCATCTTGGCGTGATGGTCACCCTGCCGATCCCCGCCATCTCTCTGATGACGGTCAGTCTCTATGCCGGCATGATCCCGGCCCGGGTGGGAGAGAAGATCGCCGGGAGCTTACGGGTGCGCCGTCCCAAGCTCAAGGTCTATTACGACCGGCTGTGCCCGCTCTGCCGCCAGACGGCAGCCGTGCTGCAGGCGCTGAATCCGCGTCAGGCGGCCGCCTGGCTGCCGCTGCAGGAGCATGCGGCGCAGGAGCCGAAGCTGGCCGGACTGCCGGAGGAGGAGCTGCTGCACGACATCCGCGCGGTGGATACGGCAGGACGGGTCTACCGGGGCGTGGATACCTATATCGCGGTCTTCCACACGTCCGGCTGGCTCGCCCCCTTCGGCCTGCTGCTGTCACTCTGGCCTGTGAAGCCTGCCGCCCGGCGGATCTACGATGCGGTGGCCGGGCGACGGGCCCGAGAGGGCGGCTGCCGCGACGGGGTATGCTCGCTGCGCAGGCCTGCGCCTGCAGACCGGCAGCCTGACGATTTGGAAGAAGGCCTGTCCCGCACGGGGCGGCGGTGGGCAGCCGGGTTCCTCGCCGTCTGGCTGATCTCGTTCGGAATGATTTTTCTCAGCTCCCCGGTGCTCCGGGTCTATGTGCTGGGGGATACTCCCCTCGTGAGAGGGCTTAAGGCAGCCTCCCAGGAGTACAAACAGCTGGTCTACCCCTGGACCGGCTGGACCTCGCATAATGTGTTCATGGATGAGCACTTTGAAGGGTATGCGTTTCAGACGATGCTCGTATACGAGAAGAACGGGGTCAGGGAGGTGCTGCCGATGAACCGGCAGGAAGGCGCCGCCGCCTACACCGGGGGCTACGCGCTGGGACGCCTGTGGGAGATCTGGACGTTCGAGACGGTGAAACCGGGTCTGCCGCTCGAACAGACCGAACGCAACCTGCTGCGGTTTGCGGCGTACTGGGTGCACCGGCAGGGGAAGGACATGAACGGGGCGAGAATTGCCGTGCTGCAGCGCCGGCAGGAGGTCTCGCTGACGGAGTGGCACCCGCACCGTCTTCAGGCGAATGTAACCGCAGCCTGGATCGAGGCGGGATCGATCGAAGGAGCGCCGGGCGCCATGAAGCTTACGCTCCGGAAGCCCGCAGACCGCTGGTCTTATATGGGGGGCTGA